From Panthera tigris isolate Pti1 chromosome B4, P.tigris_Pti1_mat1.1, whole genome shotgun sequence:
CAAAACCCTCCTGCCAGGAGAAGAGGGCCACCCAGACCAGGTTCCCTACATCCTTGTCTGGCAAGATCTTGTTGAAAACCCTCCACCCTGGAtgtccccctttctttcctcagGGTCCTGTAAGATTCTCGCGGCCCGCTCCACTGACCCAACCAAGCCACGAACCCCCTCAGCACCCCTAAGTCCCATATTGCCCGATAGTCAGGACCTACTATCCCTGGACCCTCCATCctatcttccccctccccttgcaccccaggccctgcctgcaGCGGCCGCCCCACCAGTTGCCCCGCTGGTTGCCCCTCAAGGGGAACTGGGGGGGCGGGAAGCAGCAGCTGTGCCAGAACTAGGGAGGCTACAGGCAGCAGCCTCGACAAGCCCTATTGAAAATGAAACCAACCGTGAAGGGCCAGCCGGCCGAACTCGAGGGCGCAACCAGCGTGAGCCAAGCTCTCGCCTCCCCGACTCCAGTATTGGCCCTTCTCCACCAGTGACCTATATAATTAGAAAACCCCAAATGCTCGGTTTTCTGATAACCCTAGAAATCTTATAGCCCTCCTAGAGAGCATAATGTTCACCCACCAGCCTACCTGGGATGACTGCCAACAGCTTTTGCGAATCCTGTTCACCacggaagaaagggagagaattcaACTTGAAGCGCGGAAGCTGGTCCCCGGGGAAGATGGTCGACCCACTGTTAACCCTGACCTCATTAATGCTGCGTTTCCCCTGACTCGGCCTAATTGGGActacaacacggcagaaggtagggGACGACTGCTCATATATCGCCAGACTCTAATGGCGGGTCTCCGGGCTGCAGCACGCAAGCccaccaatttggccaaggtgtACTCGGTAATACAAGGTAAGACAGAGAGCCCTGCCAACTTTTTAGAAAGATTAATGGAAGCCTTTAGGCAGTACACTCCCATGGACCCTGAGGCCCCTGAAAATCAGGCCGCTGTTATAATGTCTTTTGTAAACCAGGCTGCCCCTGACAtcaaaaagaaactccaaaaaTTAGAGGATTTAGAAGGAAAACAGATCCAGGATTTACTCCGCATTGCTCAGCGGGTATATAATAATTGGGACGCTCCAGAGGATAAGCAGCTCAAAGCTACCAGGGAAATGACTAAAGTCTTAGCCGCCATAGTTCAGAAAAATCAAGGGCCCACAGGAGAACAGAAAACTCGCCCCCCTAGGCGCCCCCTAGACAAAGACCAATGCGCCTACTGTAAAGAAAAAGGATTCATGACTGTCCCAAAAAAGAAGCAACTGCGCTCGGGGTCAGAGCCATGGCAAACCAAAGCGGCCCCCATCCTATTTACCCAGAACTCAGAATAGGGGAGATGGGGTTCAGACCCCCTCCCCGAGCCCAGGGTAATCCTacaagtggaggggacccctgtgcAATTCCTCGTGGACACAGGAGCACAGCATTCAGTACTCACTAGCCCTCATGGAACAAGGGAAGACCTACAGGACCGGCCGTTACCTGATGCTGAGGTCACCTGGTTCACTGATGGAAGCAGCTTCGTCCATCAAGGACAGAGGTATGCGGGGGCAG
This genomic window contains:
- the LOC107179058 gene encoding uncharacterized protein LOC107179058 isoform X2, with the translated sequence MFTHQPTWDDCQQLLRILFTTEERERIQLEARKLVPGEDGRPTVNPDLINAAFPLTRPNWDYNTAEGRGRLLIYRQTLMAGLRAAARKPTNLAKVYSVIQGKTESPANFLERLMEAFRQYTPMDPEAPENQAAVIMSFVNQAAPDIKKKLQKLEDLEGKQIQDLLRIAQRVYNNWDAPEDKQLKATREMTKVLAAIVQKNQGPTGEQKTRPPRRPLDKDQCAYCKEKGFMTVPKKKQLRSGSEPWQTKAAPILFTQNSE